The following proteins come from a genomic window of Miscanthus floridulus cultivar M001 chromosome 2, ASM1932011v1, whole genome shotgun sequence:
- the LOC136531523 gene encoding E3 ubiquitin-protein ligase SRFP1, with protein MEHDAKARRGFARMGFGCKHYRRRCRIRAPCCGDVFHCRHCHNESTRDGHELDRHAVQSVICLVCDTEQPIAQVCCNCGVCMGEYFCTTCKFLDDDVDKEQFHCDDCAICRVGGKDNFFHCQKCGSCYSTTLRDKHCCIENSMKNNCPICYEYMFDSLRETSVLRCGHTMHLQCFHEMLKHDKFSCPICATSIFDMDKFFKALDAEMESSYFYMGKGWIVCNDCRDTTQVFSGVAGHKCCHCQSHNTCRVAPPVLP; from the exons ATGGAGCACGACGCCAAGGCGCGCCGCGGGTTCGCCAGGATGGGCTTCGG GTGCAAGCACTACCGGAGGCGGTGCCGGATCCGCGCGCCCTGCTGCGGCGACGTCTTCCACTGCCGCCATTGCCACAACGAATCCACG AGAGACGGGCACGAGCTGGATCGACACGCCGTCCAATCG GTTATCTGCCTCGTCTGCGACACCGAGCAGCCG ATTGCGCAGGTTTGCTGCAACTGCGGCGTCTGCATGGGGGAGTACTTCTGCACAACGTGCAAATTCTTGGACGATGAC GTTGACAAGGAGCAGTTCCATTGCGACGATTGCGCCATCTGCAG AGTTGGAGGAAAGGACAACTTCTTCCACTGCCAAAAGTGTG GATCCTGCTACTCGACGACCCTGCGCGACAAGCACTGCTGCATCGAGAACTCGATGAAGAACAACTGCCCCATCTGCTACGAG TACATGTTTGATTCGCTGAGGGAGACGTCAGTGCTCCGGTGTGGTCACACCATGCACCTCCAGTGCTTCCACGAGATGTTGAAGCACGACAA GTTCTCGTGTCCCATATGCGCGACGTCCATCTTTGACATGGACAAGTTCTTCAAGGCCCTGGACGCAGAG ATGGAGTCAAGCTACTTCTACATGGGAAAG GGCTGGATCGTGTGCAACGACTGCAGGGACACGACGCAGGTTTTCTCCGGCGTGGCGGGCCACAAGTGCTGCCACTGCCAGTCCCACAACACCTGCCGGGTGGCTCCCCCTGTCCTCCCGTAG
- the LOC136531496 gene encoding nuclear pore complex protein NUP93A-like, whose protein sequence is MAGVGGSGGGGGGDAEMGGWTGLLHSSAKLLEQAAPTPHFPPLQRNLDQLEALSTKLKAKTIRAEAPSQSLSATRLLAREGINAEQLARDLKSFELKTTFEDVFPSEATTVEEYLQQLHEMAIVSSIQEAQKDNLRSFNNYMMQVLEDDWQKEKRDFLQSLSRLSTLPKRNTNLSTSGLARPALMPPSTSNLHAPSGLPSAEVMPIPNKTIIEKKSSVYAVVVRDLNDARGRSLPFNPATVFRAAYESLSVDAVGTKSVTMQKVWHLIQALVGEGSTHRIGSRKMSLVVGARRHLEWGHEKYILETINSHPALAALGGSVGNLQKIRAFLRVRLRDQGVLDFDATDLRRQPPVDTTWQQIYFCLRTGYYDEARQVAQSSRTAYNFAPLLADWISTNGAVSPETALSASEECDKMLRMGDRPGRPGYDRKKLLLYAIICGCRRLIERLLKDLPTLFNTIEDFLWFKLSALREYTNASSSNLMNEGLVPYTLDDLQSYLNKFEPSYYTKSGKDPLVYPYILFLSIQLLPAILYLSKEVGEDGYHVDAVHISIALADHSVLPDGVGSGQKIGVMDACAEAASIIRQYGSIYLRNGNIDLALEYYAQAAAAMGGGEVSWMVEGQADKQRQRSLMLKQLLTEILLRDGGIQLLLGPNGMGEEGELKKYMMDWRSRQQFLLEAAHRCQEAGLYDKAVEIHKRVGAFAMALQTINKCLSDAVCAMARSMLDGESRAAALIHSGNEILETARYSSEASIQEKDLISEQQTVLRQLEAILHIYRLARAGQTVDALRETIRLPFLHLDTQAPNVTVDIFRNLSPHVQACVPDLLKVALNCIDNVRDTDGTLRTVKSKIANLVASNMSRNWPQDLYQKVAQCI, encoded by the exons ATGGCCGGCGtcggtggcagcggcggtggaGGTGGGGGCGACGCGGAGATGGGCGGTTGGACGGGGCTTCTCCACTCCTCCGCGAAGCTCCTCGAGCAGGCGGCGCCCACCCCGCACTTCCCTCCCCTTCAG AGGAACCTAGACCAGCTCGAGGCGCTCTCCACCAAGCTCAAGGCGAAGACCATCCGCGCTGAGGCTCCGTCCCAGTCGCTCTCCGCCACCAG ATTGCTAGCACGCGAGGGGATCAATGCCGAGCAGCTCGCCAGGGACCTCAAATCATTCGAACTCAAG ACAACCTTTGAGGATGTTTTTCCATCTGAAGCAACTACTGTTGAGGAGTACTTGCAGCAG CTTCATGAAATGGCCATAGTTTCATCCATCCAAGAAGCTCAAAAGGACAACTTAAGGAGTTTTAACAACTATATGATGCAAGTTCTTGAG GATGACTGGCAGAAAGAGAAGAGAGATTTCTTGCAGAGTCTAAGCCGGCTTTCTACATTACCCAAGAGAAACACTAATCTCTCGACCAGTGGGCTGGCTCGCCCTGCTTTAATGCCACCATCAACTTCCAATCTTCATGCTCCATCAGGCCTGCCTTCTGCAGAAGTCATGCCTATACCGAACAAGACCATTATCGAAAAAAAATCTTCAGTTTATGCTGTGGTTGTGAGGGACCTCAATGATGCTAGAGGACGCAGTCTACCTTTTAAT CCTGCTACGGTTTTTAGGGCTGCTTATGAGTCCTTGTCTGTTGATGCTGTTGGCACAAAGTCAGTGACTATGCAGAAAGTGTGGCATCTAATTCAG GCATTAGTTGGGGAAGGGTCAACTCATCGAATTGGTTCAAGAAAAATGTCACTAGTGGTAGGTGCAAGGCGCCATCTTGAATGGGGTCATGAGAAGTACATACTTGAGACCATCAACAGCCATCCAGCTCTT GCTGCTCTTGGTGGATCTGTTGGCAATCTTCAGAAGATCCGAGCATTTCTTCGG GTAAGGCTGCGGGATCAAGGTGTGCTAGACTTTGACGCAACCGATCTACGCAGACAGCCTCCAGTGGATACAACCTGGCAGCAG ATTTATTTCTGCTTGAGAACCGGATACTATGATGAAGCAAGACAAGTTGCCCAATCATCTCGTACTGCATATAACTTCGCTCCCCTG CTTGCAGATTGGATTTCTACTAATGGTGCTGTATCACCAGAGACTGCTCTGTCAGCTTCTGAGGAATGTGATAAAATGCTCAGAATGGGTGATCGGCCAGGGCGTCCTGGTTATGACAGGAAGAAGTTGCTGCTTTATGCCATAATTTGTGGTTGTCGGCGGCTAATTGAAAGGCTGCTAAAAGACCTGCCAACACTTTTTAACACTATAGAGGATTTCTTGTGGTTTAAGTTGTCAGCTCTGCGGGAATACACCAATGCATCTTCTTCTAATCTTATGAATGAAGGCTTGGTGCCTTATACGCTGGATGACCTGCAAAGTTACTTGAATAAATTTGAGCCATCATATTATACAAAGAGTGGGAAAGATCCCCTAGTCTATCCCTACATTCTGTTCTTAAGCATCCAATTACTCCCAGCAATTCTTTATTTGTCTAAAGAAGTTGGAGAGGATGGATACCATGTTGACGCTGTACATATTTCAATCGCTTTAGCTGACCATAGTGTTCTCCCTGACGGTGTTGGATCAGGCCAGAAAATTGGTGTCATGGATGCCTGCGCAGAGGCTGCAAGCATAATACGGCAGTATGGCTCTATATACTTGCGTAATGGTAATATTGATTTGGCCTTGGAATATTATGCACAAGCTGCTGCTGCCATGGGTGGAGGTGAGGTATCGTGGATGGTTGAAGGGCAAGCTGATAAGCAGCGACAACGAAGTTTGATGTTGAAGCAACTACTGACGGAGATATTACTAAGGGATGGTGGTATTCAACTTTTGCTTGGTCCAAATGGAATGGGAGAAGAAGGAGAGCTGAAAAAGTACATGATGGATTGGAGAAGTAGGCAGCAATTCTTACTTGAAGCTGCCCATCGGTGTCAAGAGGCTGGGCTCTATGACAAA GCTGTGGAAATTCACAAAAGAGTAGGAGCCTTTGCCATGGCTCTTCAGACAATAAACAAGTGCCTGTCTGATGCAGTCTGTGCCATGGCACGGAGTATGCTGGATGGCGAGAGTCGTGCTGCTGCCTTAATTCATTCTGGCAATGAAATTTTAGAGACAGCTAGATATTCTTCTGAAGCCAG TATTCAAGAGAAGGATCTCATTTCTGAACAACAAACTGTGCTGAGACAGCTTGAAGCTATTCTCCATATTTATAGGCTAGCTCGAGCTGGACAGACTGTAGATGCTTTGAGGGAAACCATCAGGCTACCCTTCCTTCATCTGGACACTCAGGCTCCAAATGTGACTGTGGACATTTTCAGGAACTTGTCACCCCATGTTCAAGCTTGCGTGCCAGATCTCCTGAAGGTTGCTCTAAATTGCATTGACAATGTTAGAGATACTGATGGGACCTTGCGCACTGTCAAATCAAAG ATTGCAAACCTTGTAGCAAGCAACATGAGCCGGAATTGGCCACAGGATTTGTATCAGAAGGTGGCACAGTGCATATGA